From Rudanella lutea DSM 19387, a single genomic window includes:
- a CDS encoding ABC transporter permease, with amino-acid sequence MNFLFRMAWRDSRRSRQRLLLFMSAIVLGISALVGLNSFGDNLARSIDAQARELLGADLVLSYAKAIPKPTENYLKKIGKNRTYEVSFASMTLFPRTGGVRLAQVKGLDGPFPYYGEWEVQPRSAVEQFRQAAARNERVALVDDALLIQFGAKPGDSVRLGTQLYFIAGRVLKTPGQSAVTTSVAPTVFVSAQSLATTGLMQRGSRIQHRYYYQFAKGQDVAAFVKANEARFDKVGINQDTVESRKQQTGRSFADLTRFLNLVAFVALLLGCVGVASAVHLYVKEKVASVAVLRTLGASGRQAFLIFLIQTALMGLVGAIVGALAGSLVQLLLPRVFAGFLPVTVETAISWSAVAQGVGVGLLVAVLFALLPLLTIRNVSPLRTLRASYEDDTAGRDPFRWAVYGLIVLFVIAFSYWQTRDWKIAVGFTGGLLAAFGILTGLGLLLINAVRRFFPRHWSFVWRQSLASLYRPNNQTVILITSIGLGAFLIATLTLTQNLLLDRVAFSGGEGGSGRPNMVLFDIQNEQKAGVRALVDRYKLPVVQAVPVVTMRLASINGRSVEAIQADTSAKIPEWALTREYRVTYRDSLIDSEKLTAGTVQANTGDMPRITVEKDYLSRMKLKLGDTLTFNVQGAPMATVVSGTREVDWNRVQTNFLIVFPGGVLEQAPQFQVLMTRVSNTEQSAAFQRELVSGFPNVSAIDLGLILRTVDEILQKVSFVIQFMALFSILTGLLVLASSVIISRYQRMQESVLLRTLGASRRQILRIQAIEYLMLGLLAALSGVILALGATWGLAYFVFETPFRPDLLPLLAVLAVVTVLTVLIGLFNSRAVLVRPPLEVLRAEA; translated from the coding sequence ATGAACTTTCTCTTCCGAATGGCCTGGCGCGATAGCCGCCGGAGCCGCCAACGGTTACTGCTATTTATGTCGGCCATTGTGCTGGGCATATCGGCTCTGGTGGGCCTCAATTCGTTTGGCGATAACCTCGCCCGCAGCATCGACGCGCAAGCCCGCGAGCTCCTCGGGGCCGACCTCGTGCTGTCGTACGCCAAGGCAATTCCGAAACCAACCGAAAACTATCTCAAAAAAATCGGCAAAAACCGAACCTACGAGGTGTCGTTTGCGTCGATGACGCTTTTCCCGCGCACGGGTGGGGTACGGCTGGCGCAGGTTAAAGGTCTCGACGGACCGTTTCCGTACTATGGCGAGTGGGAGGTGCAGCCCCGGTCGGCGGTGGAGCAGTTTCGGCAGGCTGCGGCCCGCAACGAACGCGTGGCCCTTGTCGACGATGCCCTCTTGATTCAGTTCGGGGCCAAACCCGGCGATTCGGTGAGGCTCGGCACGCAGTTGTACTTTATTGCGGGTCGGGTGCTCAAAACGCCCGGTCAGTCGGCCGTAACCACGTCGGTAGCACCCACGGTTTTTGTGTCGGCCCAATCGCTGGCTACAACGGGCCTCATGCAACGGGGCAGCCGCATTCAGCACCGCTACTATTACCAGTTTGCGAAGGGGCAGGACGTGGCCGCTTTCGTCAAAGCCAACGAAGCCCGGTTCGACAAAGTGGGCATCAATCAGGACACCGTCGAGAGCCGCAAACAGCAAACCGGCCGTTCCTTTGCCGACCTCACCCGGTTTCTGAATCTGGTGGCCTTTGTCGCCCTGCTGCTCGGTTGCGTGGGCGTGGCGAGTGCCGTGCATCTGTACGTGAAGGAAAAAGTAGCATCGGTAGCTGTACTCCGCACCCTCGGGGCCAGCGGGCGGCAGGCCTTTCTCATTTTCCTGATCCAAACGGCCCTTATGGGTCTTGTAGGAGCCATTGTGGGCGCGTTGGCCGGCTCGCTGGTGCAGCTTTTGTTGCCGCGTGTGTTTGCCGGTTTTCTGCCCGTCACGGTCGAAACGGCCATATCGTGGTCGGCGGTGGCGCAGGGCGTGGGCGTAGGCTTGCTGGTGGCGGTTTTGTTTGCCCTATTGCCTCTGCTGACCATCCGCAACGTGTCGCCCCTACGCACGCTACGGGCCTCATACGAAGACGATACCGCCGGGCGTGACCCGTTCCGCTGGGCGGTCTACGGCCTGATTGTGCTGTTTGTGATAGCGTTCTCGTACTGGCAAACCCGCGACTGGAAAATAGCCGTTGGCTTCACGGGCGGGCTGTTGGCGGCCTTCGGGATTCTGACCGGGCTGGGCCTGTTACTCATCAACGCGGTTCGGCGGTTTTTCCCCCGGCACTGGAGCTTTGTGTGGCGGCAAAGCCTCGCCAGTCTGTACCGCCCCAACAACCAAACGGTGATTCTGATTACGTCCATCGGGCTGGGTGCATTTTTGATTGCTACCCTCACACTCACCCAAAACCTGCTGCTCGACCGGGTGGCTTTTTCGGGGGGCGAAGGCGGCTCCGGGCGGCCCAACATGGTTTTGTTTGATATTCAGAACGAGCAAAAAGCCGGAGTACGGGCTTTGGTGGATCGGTATAAGCTGCCGGTGGTGCAGGCGGTTCCGGTAGTGACGATGCGCCTGGCGAGTATCAACGGGCGTTCGGTCGAGGCTATTCAGGCCGACACCTCCGCCAAAATCCCAGAGTGGGCGCTCACCCGCGAGTACCGTGTTACGTACCGCGACTCGCTCATCGACTCCGAAAAACTGACGGCAGGCACCGTGCAGGCTAACACGGGCGATATGCCGCGCATCACCGTTGAGAAAGACTACCTGAGCCGCATGAAACTGAAGCTCGGCGACACGCTTACGTTTAACGTGCAGGGAGCACCCATGGCTACGGTTGTGAGCGGCACCCGCGAGGTCGACTGGAACCGGGTACAAACCAACTTTCTGATTGTGTTTCCCGGCGGTGTGCTCGAACAGGCCCCGCAGTTTCAGGTACTCATGACCCGTGTGAGCAATACCGAACAGTCGGCCGCGTTTCAGCGCGAGCTGGTGAGTGGGTTTCCCAACGTGTCGGCCATCGACCTTGGCCTGATTCTACGCACGGTCGATGAGATCCTGCAAAAGGTTTCGTTTGTGATTCAGTTCATGGCCCTGTTCAGTATCCTGACGGGCCTGCTGGTCCTGGCCAGTTCGGTCATTATCAGCCGTTACCAGCGTATGCAGGAGAGCGTACTGCTACGCACACTCGGAGCCAGCCGACGCCAGATTCTCCGTATTCAGGCCATTGAATACCTCATGCTGGGCTTGCTGGCGGCTTTGTCGGGTGTGATTCTGGCACTCGGGGCCACCTGGGGGCTGGCGTACTTCGTGTTCGAAACCCCGTTCCGCCCCGACCTGCTACCGTTGTTGGCGGTATTGGCCGTGGTGACGGTGCTGACGGTGCTTATTGGGCTTTTCAACAGCCGGGCCGTGCTGGTGCGCCCCCCGCTCGAAGTGCTCCGGGCCGAGGCCTAA
- the msrA gene encoding peptide-methionine (S)-S-oxide reductase MsrA → MRHLALTLLSLALLTGCGQKSNTTTQSDVKDTTPAPLPELKPGEAVATFAGGCFWCIEEEFEQLKGVREVISGYAGGDLENPTYEQVGTDQTGHAEAVQIYYDPKVIPYDTLLTAFFAGHDPTTPDRQGPDIGKQYRSMAFYRTPDEKARIEATIGRVNASGHFDNPVVTQVVPFKAFYAAEVYHQGYYRAHPENPYVENVSKPKVEKFQKAMKAWLKEGL, encoded by the coding sequence ATGAGACATCTGGCACTTACCCTGCTGAGCCTGGCCTTGCTGACCGGCTGCGGGCAGAAATCAAACACCACCACCCAGTCTGACGTAAAAGATACTACCCCGGCCCCCCTGCCCGAACTCAAGCCGGGCGAGGCCGTTGCTACCTTTGCCGGGGGCTGCTTTTGGTGTATCGAAGAAGAGTTTGAGCAGCTGAAAGGCGTTCGGGAGGTGATCTCAGGCTATGCGGGGGGCGACCTGGAAAACCCGACCTACGAACAGGTAGGCACCGACCAAACGGGCCATGCTGAAGCCGTGCAGATTTACTACGATCCAAAGGTGATTCCGTACGATACCCTGCTGACGGCCTTTTTTGCCGGACACGACCCCACCACCCCCGACCGGCAGGGGCCTGATATTGGCAAGCAGTACCGGTCTATGGCGTTTTATCGCACACCCGACGAGAAAGCCCGGATCGAGGCCACAATTGGGCGGGTAAACGCATCGGGCCATTTCGACAATCCGGTGGTAACGCAGGTGGTTCCGTTCAAGGCGTTTTATGCGGCCGAGGTCTACCATCAGGGCTACTACCGCGCTCACCCCGAAAACCCGTACGTCGAAAACGTATCCAAACCCAAAGTAGAGAAGTTTCAGAAAGCCATGAAAGCGTGGCTCAAGGAAGGTTTATAG
- a CDS encoding AMP-binding protein, whose translation MKTESITAPATITLVDAFYQYEQTRPDAIFLRQPVGDTFTDFSWAEAGRQARILATYLQSLGLPPGSPIGLISKNCAHWIITDLAIMISGHVSVPFYATLTADQLRQVMQHSGCPVLFVGKLDDWPATKAGVSADVIGIQFPDYGPTDPDLVQWNDILDRYQPMSGTFRPAPDDLFTIIYTSGTTGNPKGVMMQYRAMAEAIEKTKPMLRHDLPETRFFSYLPLCHIAERNLVEATCLMTGGTIYFAETLDSFARNLAAARPTHFLAVPRIWTKFQLGILAKMPQKKLDLLLRIPIVSGLVRKKIREGLGLNEAKLILTGAAPMPTSLIRWFRALGIVIQEAYGMTENLGAVSMMPPNQVKDGTVGKLYPGVEVKIDPVTGEIAMRSPWNMLGYYREPELTAQTLRDGWLYTGDVGEVDAEGFLKITGRVKEMYKTTKGEYVAPAQIEFGFSDNNLIEQICVAGQHLPQPVALVVLSELGRSVNREQVTESLSATMNTLNPRLHAYERVKKVVVVRDTWTVDNNMLTPTMKTKRNVVEAHYGPHPEHWYERDEVVIWE comes from the coding sequence ATGAAAACCGAATCAATCACCGCCCCGGCTACTATCACGCTTGTTGATGCATTTTATCAGTACGAGCAAACCCGCCCCGACGCTATCTTTCTGCGGCAACCGGTAGGCGATACGTTTACCGATTTTAGCTGGGCCGAAGCCGGTCGGCAGGCCCGGATTCTGGCGACCTACCTACAGTCGCTGGGGTTGCCGCCGGGGAGCCCCATTGGTTTGATCTCCAAAAACTGCGCGCACTGGATTATCACTGATCTGGCCATCATGATCAGCGGCCACGTTTCAGTGCCGTTTTATGCCACCCTCACCGCCGATCAGCTCCGGCAGGTAATGCAACACAGCGGTTGCCCGGTCCTGTTTGTCGGTAAACTCGACGACTGGCCCGCAACCAAAGCAGGCGTCTCCGCCGATGTGATCGGCATTCAGTTTCCCGATTACGGCCCCACCGACCCCGATCTGGTGCAGTGGAATGACATCCTGGACCGGTATCAGCCCATGAGCGGTACATTCCGGCCCGCCCCCGACGACCTGTTTACCATTATCTATACCTCCGGCACCACGGGCAACCCCAAGGGCGTAATGATGCAGTACCGGGCTATGGCCGAGGCCATCGAGAAAACCAAGCCCATGCTGCGGCACGACCTCCCCGAAACCCGGTTTTTTTCGTACCTGCCCCTATGCCACATTGCTGAGCGGAATCTGGTGGAGGCCACCTGCCTCATGACCGGGGGCACCATCTATTTTGCCGAGACCCTCGACTCGTTTGCCCGGAATCTGGCGGCCGCCCGGCCCACGCACTTTCTGGCCGTGCCGCGCATCTGGACAAAGTTTCAGCTCGGGATTCTGGCTAAAATGCCACAAAAGAAACTTGACCTTCTGCTCCGCATCCCGATTGTATCGGGTCTGGTCAGGAAAAAAATTCGGGAGGGGCTGGGCCTCAACGAGGCCAAACTGATTCTGACCGGGGCCGCCCCCATGCCTACGTCGCTTATCCGGTGGTTCCGCGCGCTGGGGATCGTGATTCAGGAAGCCTACGGCATGACCGAAAATCTGGGGGCCGTGTCTATGATGCCACCCAATCAGGTAAAAGACGGCACCGTGGGCAAACTTTATCCCGGCGTCGAGGTTAAAATCGACCCCGTAACGGGCGAAATCGCCATGCGCTCGCCCTGGAACATGCTCGGCTACTACCGCGAACCTGAACTGACCGCCCAAACCCTGCGCGATGGCTGGCTCTACACCGGCGATGTGGGCGAAGTAGACGCCGAAGGCTTCCTGAAAATTACGGGCCGGGTGAAAGAGATGTACAAAACCACCAAGGGCGAGTACGTGGCCCCCGCCCAAATTGAGTTTGGCTTTTCGGACAACAACCTCATTGAGCAAATCTGCGTGGCCGGGCAGCACCTCCCCCAGCCGGTTGCGCTGGTGGTCTTGTCGGAGCTGGGTCGCTCGGTCAACCGTGAGCAGGTAACCGAGAGTTTGTCGGCCACTATGAATACCCTGAACCCCCGACTGCACGCGTACGAGCGGGTCAAAAAAGTGGTGGTGGTCCGTGATACCTGGACGGTCGACAACAACATGCTCACCCCCACCATGAAAACCAAACGCAACGTGGTAGAGGCTCATTACGGCCCGCACCCGGAGCATTGGTACGAACGCGACGAAGTCGTGATCTGGGAATAA
- a CDS encoding DUF1800 domain-containing protein, producing MPWLSTYTQSLTRTQAAHLLRRATFGPTAAQLRQFTGLKPAAAVALLLADQPTPTPPIDTTTGKTFVDLPFNNDLQTAHQTALKNWWLGLMINEGASAREKLTLFWQNHFVSTYATVSDARYLYRQLVLIRQYAMGNFRQFVIDMTKDPAMLRYLNGNVNVANKPNENYGRELQELFTIGLGGQYTEDDVKAATRVLTGWADTGFRSTTSADITVAFRSNQHDTGNKQFSAAYGNYVVKGRTGNTAGDEELADMVDMILRQPETARFLVRKLYRFFVCTEITPAVETNVIEPLAKIYRDNKYELKPVLTTLFTSDHFYDESVRGAIIRSPLELLVGQFRFAGLKTPEHGTTAFNQLGDYLRTRAREQQMDVYEQPTVFGYPPYYDTGLDRIWISANTLALRSLFTDQFIRGQIRYNNVTYGLDSVEVVRALSNPGDPVQMMDELTDLVFAVPLAQSQKDFLIDQVLVPGLPRYEWPAEWNDYAQSPTNAKRMSVKIKLDNLFLFMYRMAEFQMS from the coding sequence ATGCCCTGGTTATCTACTTACACTCAATCGCTGACGAGGACACAGGCAGCCCATCTGCTCCGACGGGCTACCTTTGGCCCAACGGCGGCTCAACTCCGGCAGTTTACGGGTCTTAAACCCGCAGCAGCCGTCGCCCTGCTGCTGGCCGATCAGCCTACGCCCACGCCCCCCATCGACACCACGACGGGGAAAACCTTTGTCGATCTGCCGTTTAACAACGACCTGCAAACGGCCCACCAAACAGCCCTTAAAAATTGGTGGCTGGGCCTGATGATCAACGAAGGAGCCTCGGCCCGCGAAAAGCTGACCCTGTTCTGGCAGAACCATTTCGTGTCGACCTACGCCACCGTGTCGGATGCCCGCTACCTGTACCGGCAGCTGGTGCTCATTCGGCAGTATGCGATGGGCAATTTCCGGCAGTTTGTGATCGACATGACCAAAGACCCGGCCATGTTGCGGTACCTCAACGGCAATGTCAACGTAGCCAACAAGCCCAACGAAAATTACGGGCGTGAATTACAGGAGCTGTTTACAATCGGACTTGGGGGGCAATACACCGAAGACGACGTGAAAGCGGCCACCCGCGTGCTCACCGGCTGGGCCGATACGGGTTTCCGCAGTACAACCAGTGCCGACATCACGGTTGCGTTTCGGTCCAATCAGCACGATACGGGCAACAAACAGTTTTCGGCCGCGTACGGCAACTACGTGGTCAAAGGTCGTACCGGGAACACCGCAGGCGACGAAGAACTGGCCGACATGGTCGACATGATTCTGCGGCAACCCGAAACGGCCCGGTTTCTGGTTCGTAAACTGTACCGCTTTTTTGTCTGCACCGAGATTACCCCAGCCGTCGAAACAAACGTTATTGAGCCCCTGGCCAAAATTTACCGAGACAACAAATACGAACTCAAACCCGTACTCACAACCCTGTTTACGAGCGACCATTTCTACGACGAAAGCGTTCGGGGAGCCATCATCCGGTCGCCACTCGAATTGCTGGTGGGGCAGTTTCGGTTTGCGGGCCTCAAAACGCCCGAACACGGCACTACCGCGTTCAATCAGTTGGGCGACTACCTGCGGACCCGCGCCCGCGAGCAACAGATGGACGTGTACGAACAACCGACCGTATTCGGCTACCCGCCTTACTACGATACCGGCCTCGACCGCATCTGGATCAGTGCCAACACGCTGGCGTTGCGCTCGCTGTTTACCGATCAGTTCATACGGGGGCAAATTCGCTACAACAACGTTACGTATGGCCTCGACTCGGTTGAAGTAGTCAGAGCCCTGAGCAACCCCGGCGACCCCGTGCAGATGATGGACGAGCTGACCGATCTGGTCTTTGCCGTCCCCCTGGCCCAATCGCAGAAAGATTTCCTGATTGATCAGGTGCTGGTGCCGGGCTTGCCGCGCTACGAATGGCCTGCCGAATGGAATGATTATGCGCAGAGCCCTACCAACGCCAAGCGCATGAGTGTCAAGATCAAACTCGACAACCTCTTTCTGTTCATGTACCGCATGGCCGAGTTCCAAATGTCCTAA
- a CDS encoding DUF1501 domain-containing protein: MKRRDFIQYAAAGAMTPVVLGGYSARAYGQTAFLDALASVADANDRVLVLVQLNGGNDGLNTVIPLDQMSAYNNLRSNIAIKEDKVLRLTNTLTTGLHPAMTGMRDLFNEGKMSIVHSVSYPSPSQSHFRASDIWFTAANSNQTLTTGWLGRYLDTEFPGYPDKYPSTAMPDPLAVQISYITSTSLLGPSQSMAIAIQNPDTFATLVGDKAAIDPGATANTPAGRSIAFIRQQQVSSVQYAGQIKAAAGKGKNMATYPTSNSLADQLKIVARLIHGGLRTKVYYVSIGGFDTHATQTDATDTSIGAHANLLKMVSDGIRAFMTDLKMMGIDKRVAGMTFSEFGRRAGSNSARGTDHGIAAPVFVFAGEGIKTQFVGKNPSLTDLEGNSIKMQMDFRQVYSALLTDWLGETTATANSVLLRNFEPAPMFRQIVAANEEPLVTFGLYPNPAVDDVLIESELFGPGGVQSVQVVDMTGRPLFVPVERLQTNTYRISVRELPAGTYIVAVETGRRKLTNRLLINR; the protein is encoded by the coding sequence ATGAAACGTCGCGATTTTATACAATACGCTGCTGCCGGAGCCATGACTCCGGTTGTACTCGGTGGGTACAGCGCCCGCGCTTACGGTCAAACGGCGTTCCTCGATGCGCTCGCTTCGGTGGCCGACGCCAACGACCGGGTGCTGGTGTTGGTACAGCTCAACGGCGGCAACGACGGCCTCAATACCGTGATTCCGCTCGACCAGATGAGCGCCTACAATAACCTTCGGAGCAATATTGCCATCAAAGAAGATAAAGTACTGCGGCTCACCAATACCCTTACAACGGGCCTGCACCCGGCCATGACCGGTATGCGCGACCTGTTTAACGAGGGAAAAATGTCGATTGTGCACTCGGTTTCGTACCCCTCACCCTCGCAGTCGCACTTCCGGGCCAGCGACATCTGGTTTACGGCGGCCAACAGTAACCAAACCCTCACCACAGGCTGGCTTGGGCGGTACCTCGACACCGAGTTTCCGGGTTATCCCGACAAATACCCCAGCACGGCCATGCCCGATCCGCTCGCCGTACAGATCAGCTACATCACGTCGACCTCGTTGCTGGGACCCTCGCAGTCGATGGCGATTGCCATTCAGAACCCCGATACGTTTGCCACACTCGTGGGCGATAAAGCCGCCATTGACCCCGGCGCAACGGCCAATACCCCCGCCGGACGAAGCATTGCCTTTATCCGGCAGCAACAGGTATCGTCGGTACAGTATGCCGGGCAAATCAAAGCGGCTGCTGGCAAGGGCAAAAACATGGCCACTTACCCCACGAGCAACTCGCTGGCCGATCAGCTCAAGATTGTGGCCCGGCTGATCCACGGCGGTTTACGGACCAAGGTGTATTATGTTTCCATCGGTGGGTTCGACACGCACGCGACCCAGACCGATGCCACCGACACGAGCATCGGGGCACACGCCAACCTGCTCAAGATGGTATCCGATGGTATCCGGGCGTTTATGACCGACCTCAAGATGATGGGCATCGACAAACGGGTGGCCGGTATGACTTTTTCGGAGTTTGGCCGCCGGGCCGGGTCGAATAGTGCGCGGGGCACCGACCACGGTATAGCTGCACCCGTTTTTGTTTTTGCGGGCGAAGGCATCAAAACCCAGTTTGTAGGTAAGAACCCGTCGCTAACCGATCTGGAAGGTAACTCGATTAAGATGCAGATGGATTTCCGGCAGGTGTATTCGGCCCTCCTCACCGATTGGCTCGGCGAAACCACGGCTACGGCCAACAGTGTACTGCTCCGGAATTTTGAGCCCGCTCCGATGTTCCGTCAGATTGTGGCCGCCAACGAAGAGCCACTCGTCACGTTCGGTTTGTACCCCAACCCAGCCGTCGACGATGTGCTGATCGAGTCGGAGCTGTTTGGGCCGGGCGGTGTACAGTCAGTTCAGGTAGTGGACATGACAGGCCGGCCGCTTTTCGTACCCGTCGAGCGATTACAGACCAACACCTACCGCATAAGCGTACGCGAGCTACCAGCCGGTACCTACATTGTTGCGGTGGAAACGGGCCGCCGGAAGCTAACTAACCGGCTACTGATTAACCGATAA